The Pirellulales bacterium genomic sequence ATTTTTTCGCTTTTGTCCCGGATTTTTTCTTTCCGGACAAATTGGCGTGGTTTTGTCGCGCGCTCAAACAGCAGGAGACGGCATTTTGCGGCCTCCGTGCCCAGGGGCACCGACACAATCCAGTGGGTTTAAGTCCAAACGTGTGCATTGTTGGTTGATTTTGCTGTTCTGGAAACGCCCAGATGTTCGTTCGCCGCGGCCGGAGTCGCTCGTTTGATTCGCAGGCAATGCAGCGATAGCCCACGGCCAAATCGCGCGGGCCATACATGTATATCTGTATACATGGTGCCTGGACCCGCGGCAAGCGATTTTTGGGCCAGTCTGGGGGCGACGCCTACGGCTGTGCCCAAGACACCCGGCGGACAAGTATCATCATGGCATGCCGATTCTTGTGCGCTTTTGACGTGCGTGGTTTATTCGCCAATCTTTTTCAAAATCACGAACGTTACGTCGTCGACGGCTCGATGTGTGCCGCGAAACTCGGTCAGAGCGCCGCGAATCGCTGTGCTGATCTCCTCCGCAGTTCCGGTTGCTGCTTGGATTATTGTTTCCCGCAATCGCTGCTTTCCAAATTGCTGGCCGGCATCATTGGGCATTTCCCAAACGCCATCCGTCCCAACAAACAATATTTGTCCGGGTGCAAGTGGTCCGTAGATTTGCTCTTCATATTCTGCATCTTCCATAATCCCCAACGGCATAGTGGCGCTTTGGACAGATTCTTTGCTGCCGTATGCCTCGTCAAACCAACAATTCTGCAGGGCGGTTTGACTCAGCAGCGTGCTGCAACGGCCAACCAGTGTCGGAACGGATGCGCGCCAGGTAGCCCGAGAGCACCGGACACTCGGAATAAATGGTCCTGGGATTGGCCGCCCGGTGCCGCGGTCGGCAAGAGCAGACTGATTCGCTATCTCCTGCCTGATGTCTGATAAGTTGCGGCCGTATGGTCCGCTGTTGCCGGGGTTCTCACTGAATTCCATACCCAGAACACGAAAGCAATCGTCAGCCCCGCAACGAGCAGCATGAACAATCTGACCACAGAACGTGGCAAGAAGTGCCGTGCGAATTTGGCTTCGGGCGAATAATAGCCAACCTCGCGTTTGAGCTTACGTTTTTCGTTCCCCCACCAACGAAACGGCTTCAGAATCGCAGTAATTCCCAATTCGCGCTTGATCCGCTTCTCTTCCTTGGTGATGCCTAGTGCGGTCCGCACAGACGTGCGACGGTATCGAATGGGGGACATGTTGGCTCCTTCTGTGCCGTCAACAATTCGAGAATCGGGAACGGTTTACTTAATCCGCAAAGGGCCGGGTTATACCTAGAATCCTAAGACGAAAGAATAGCGAGTTGGCATCTTGTCGAGATCACGTTCTTTTTGAAATCTGCGCAGCCCACTCACAGCAGCCAGCGATAAGTGGCTATAAACAACTCCTCCAGGGGCGCAGAAAAGGTTGTCAGGAACCGTTTCCATTCTCCGGCAAGTCGGAGGTAATTCAGGCCCGCTTTGCTAGCGGCAGAATGCGATTGGGGCCGCGATAGCAGAAAGTTAGCTCGCAGATTGATATTGCTCGAATTGATGCGCGCCGCTTGAATGGTCCGCTCGGTGGGCGCAAGCCAAGGTTCCGACGCTCGGATCGGCTCTAGCGCTCCCGCATTCTAACAAGGTGAACGGGCCATGAGCATTCGATTATCACGCTGGGCGAGGGCTGTGTTGGTTGTCGCAGCAATTTTACTAATGTCTGGCCGCAGTTGGGCGATTTATAATGTGCTGGGTTCTTCCAAAGACGAGTGGGGACTGAAGTACGACGTACAGGTAAACGACGCTGGCGGCGACACGGTGACCGTGGTGTTTACACTGGCCGACGAAGGGAAGCTGAAGCCCTTTTATTCGCTCGAAGTGATTGCGATGAGCAAGGAGACCGACACTCAGGGTGGCCACGGCTATGACGTGAAGAAGCTCATCGAGTTGAAAGCGACCAAAGATGGCAAGCGCGTGGGGCAAGTGCAGATAAAAAAGGAATTTTTAGACCGCGCCCAAATTCGGATCCTCACTGAGATGGTCGACGGCCAGCCACAACGAGCAGGCCTGGCTTGCCATGAAATTCCGATTAACAAGTTCTTGGATAAAACGCCATCGGCCGTAGCGTCACCGCCCGCATCGAAAGTCACGAAGTGACGAACGGCCCATGCTCGCACTTCCTGAAGTGCTTCATCGCTGGCCGCTTTCAGGATTTTGAAACGATCGGCCGGAAAACCGAAAATTCTGCCGTCGGTCAGTTCCAAAAAGACCATCCGCTTTTCGACCCAAACACGGACCGCGGTCGGATCAACTTCGATATTTTGTTCACGCGCCGTGGTGCTCATGATATTTGGCCATCAGCGTCTATTCCTCTTGGGGCTCGCCGATTTCGCGCAGATAATCGGCCAGGTGCGATTGCAGGTCGAGCACGTTTTGCCACTGCTCCAATTCCAGCGTCACGCGATCGGCCGGGCTTTTCATTTTCACGCTCGCCAACAGCTCGCGGATGCGAATGTGCAGGTACTCAATCATTTCCGAAAGCTGGGCCGCTTGGGCAGGACTAAGCCGCTGGGGCAGCTCCGGCGGCGCCAGCGCGTACAGCGTGTTGTGCAAGTCGGCGTTTTTGTCGAGATCCAAATCAAACTCGCTGCCGCCGCTTTTGCCCAATAGCAACGATTCTTCACGGCCGATGGTGCCCGAGCCGTTGGCATCGCGCTTGATGTTGGCCAGCCGCTCGGCAATTTGTTCCCGTTTGCCGAACAGCAGCACGGAGCGGCCCAGAGCAATCATGTCGCCGAAGCGGAGAATGCGAAGTTGAATATCTTCGCCGTTGACC encodes the following:
- a CDS encoding PP2C family protein-serine/threonine phosphatase; this translates as MEFSENPGNSGPYGRNLSDIRQEIANQSALADRGTGRPIPGPFIPSVRCSRATWRASVPTLVGRCSTLLSQTALQNCWFDEAYGSKESVQSATMPLGIMEDAEYEEQIYGPLAPGQILFVGTDGVWEMPNDAGQQFGKQRLRETIIQAATGTAEEISTAIRGALTEFRGTHRAVDDVTFVILKKIGE
- a CDS encoding FHA domain-containing protein → MALITLRVLDGADRGRVFDDMPTPITIGREEGNTIQLNDERVSRFHLKIQEDRDKVVLTDLESTNGTKVNGEDIQLRILRFGDMIALGRSVLLFGKREQIAERLANIKRDANGSGTIGREESLLLGKSGGSEFDLDLDKNADLHNTLYALAPPELPQRLSPAQAAQLSEMIEYLHIRIRELLASVKMKSPADRVTLELEQWQNVLDLQSHLADYLREIGEPQEE